One part of the Capra hircus breed San Clemente chromosome 4, ASM170441v1, whole genome shotgun sequence genome encodes these proteins:
- the LOC102186931 gene encoding olfactory receptor 2A2-like — MGSNRSWVTEFILVGFHLSAKMEKLLFWIFSLFYIFSLLANGTILGLICLDLRLHTPMYFFLSHLAIIDMSYASNNVPKMMANLTFLYLGFAATECLILMVMSYDRFVAICHPLQYTVIMSWRMCRALAATSWACGFILALVHAVLLLRLPFCGPWEVNHLFCEILSVLKLACVDTWINQVVLLAASVFVLVGPLCLMLVSYIHILCAILKIQSKEGRRKAFSTCSSHLCVVGLFFGIAMLVYMVPDSNQREEEEKILSLFHSLFNPLLNPLIYSLRNAQVKGALYRALQKRSV; from the exons ATGGGAAGTAACCGGTCATGGGTCACAGAATTCATCTTGGTAGGCTTCCATCTCAgtgcaaagatggaaaagcttctcttctggatcttctccCTGTTTTATATCTTCAGTCTGCTGGCAAATGGCACGATCCTGGGACTCATCTGTCTGGACCTGAGactgcacacccccatgtacttcttcctctcacATCTGGCCATCATCGACATGTCCTATGCTTCCAACAACGTCCCCAAGATGATGGCCAACTTA ACTTTTCTGTATTTGGGGTTTGCTGCTACCGAGTGCCTGATTTTGATGGTGATGTCCTACGACAGGTTTGTGGCGATCTGTCATCCCCTCCAGTACACGGTCATCATGAGCTGGAGAATGTGCAGGGCCCTGGCTGCCACTTCCTGGGCATGTGGATTTATTCTGGCTCTGGTCCACGCAGTTCTCCTCCTAAGACTGCCCTTCTGTGGGCCCTGGGAAGTGAACCACCTCTTTTGTGAAATTCTGTCTGTCCTCAAGCTGGCCTGTGTTGACACATGGATCAACCAAGTGGTCCTCCTTGCCGCTTCTGTATTTGTCTTAGTCGGGCCCCTGTGCTTAATGCTAGTCTCTTACATACACATCCTCTGTGCCATCCTGAAGATCCAGTCAAAGGAGGGCCGCAGaaaggccttctccacctgctcctcccacctctgTGTGGTTGGACTCTTCTTTGGCATAGCCATGTTGGTTTATATGGTGCCAGACTCCAATCAacgagaagaggaggagaaaatacTGTCCCTGTTTCACAGTCTCTTTAATCCATTGCTGAACCCTCTCATTTACAGCCTGAGGAATGCTCAGGTGAAGGGTGCCTTGTACAGAGCTCTGCAGAAGAGGTCCGTGTGA